Proteins from one Streptomyces sp. NBC_00390 genomic window:
- a CDS encoding TlpA disulfide reductase family protein, with the protein MSLSRAPRAALLTTLVAVGALTLSACGDGGKSGGGGDTNFVTNTGGIDTVAKGKRVAPNKLAGETLDGKQLDVADFKGKVVVLNVWGSWCGPCRAEAAYFAKVAKETKDKGVQFVGINTRDTEKGPAIAFEKDYGVGYPSLYDPIGKLLVNGFPRGSLNPQSVPTTIVLDREGKMAARSLKELDDEGLRKMLDPLIAEK; encoded by the coding sequence ATGAGCCTAAGCCGTGCCCCTCGCGCCGCCCTGCTGACCACCCTGGTCGCCGTCGGCGCGCTCACGTTGTCGGCCTGTGGCGACGGCGGGAAGTCGGGCGGCGGCGGTGACACGAACTTCGTCACCAACACCGGCGGCATCGACACCGTCGCCAAGGGGAAGCGCGTGGCGCCGAACAAGCTCGCCGGGGAGACCCTGGACGGCAAGCAGCTCGACGTCGCCGACTTCAAGGGCAAGGTCGTCGTACTGAACGTCTGGGGATCGTGGTGCGGGCCCTGCCGTGCCGAAGCGGCGTATTTCGCCAAGGTCGCCAAGGAGACCAAGGACAAGGGCGTCCAATTCGTCGGGATCAACACACGGGACACCGAGAAGGGCCCGGCGATCGCCTTCGAGAAGGATTACGGTGTCGGCTATCCGAGTCTGTACGACCCGATCGGAAAGCTCCTCGTCAACGGCTTCCCCAGGGGCAGCCTCAATCCTCAGTCCGTTCCGACCACGATCGTCCTCGACCGCGAGGGAAAGATGGCGGCGCGGTCGCTGAAGGAGCTCGACGACGAGGGACTCCGCAAGATGCTCGACCCGCTGATCGCGGAGAAGTGA
- a CDS encoding SRPBCC domain-containing protein yields MSQAIPQGTSETREDGTHLMRFELRLPHPVIRVWAAVATPEGLPTWLCAADPLEPRIGGAVVLRWLNADADGRHTVAEGTVTAWDMERVAEYTVTVHGRIRFHLEPQGEDGTVLRFTNELGCTKDVLLDCLAGWHNHFELLADALGGKPTTDWSTWTPERWEQLRESYAKGA; encoded by the coding sequence ATGAGTCAGGCGATCCCCCAGGGAACCAGTGAGACCCGGGAAGACGGCACTCACCTCATGCGGTTCGAGCTGCGGCTGCCGCATCCGGTGATACGGGTATGGGCCGCCGTCGCCACCCCCGAAGGCCTGCCGACCTGGCTCTGCGCCGCCGACCCGCTCGAACCGAGAATCGGCGGCGCGGTTGTCCTGCGCTGGCTGAACGCCGACGCGGACGGCCGCCACACCGTCGCCGAAGGAACCGTCACCGCCTGGGACATGGAACGGGTGGCCGAGTACACGGTCACCGTGCACGGCCGGATCCGCTTCCACCTCGAACCGCAGGGCGAGGACGGCACCGTACTGCGCTTCACCAACGAGCTCGGGTGCACAAAGGACGTGCTTCTCGACTGTCTGGCCGGCTGGCACAACCACTTCGAACTGCTCGCCGACGCGCTCGGCGGGAAGCCGACCACGGACTGGTCGACCTGGACGCCCGAGCGCTGGGAGCAGCTGCGGGAGTCCTACGCCAAAGGGGCCTAG
- a CDS encoding isopenicillin N synthase family dioxygenase, giving the protein MTIPTIDLRPWFTADPAARARTAQVVDLALQSAGFLLVTGHGVDDALRRRIRSAAREFFGLPAAVKERYEVRVGERGWLGPGAEANAYAEGVETPPDLKESLSFAADEPTGDPAVDAEWFLPNTWPDEVPALRAAVTEYVAQMRVLSDRLLELLGAALGEPESFFTRHTGHSTWGFNINWYPSRHALGTPQPGQFRIGPHTDFGTVTVLDREAGRGGLQVFTDDDGWQDAPYDPAALTVNIGDLMARWTGDRWRSGRHRVLPPPADEPSEELMSLVYFYECDPGTVVRPLPAPKGQVAYAPVDSHAYLRAKLDSISVPRGGS; this is encoded by the coding sequence GTGACCATCCCCACCATCGATCTGCGCCCTTGGTTCACCGCGGACCCCGCGGCCCGCGCCCGGACCGCCCAGGTCGTCGACCTGGCCCTCCAGTCGGCCGGGTTCCTGCTGGTCACCGGGCACGGCGTCGACGATGCCCTGCGCCGGCGGATCCGTTCGGCCGCGCGTGAGTTCTTCGGGCTGCCGGCCGCCGTGAAGGAGCGGTACGAGGTACGGGTCGGCGAGCGCGGCTGGCTGGGCCCCGGCGCGGAGGCCAACGCCTACGCGGAAGGCGTCGAGACCCCGCCGGACCTCAAGGAGTCGCTGTCCTTCGCGGCCGACGAGCCGACCGGTGACCCGGCGGTCGACGCGGAGTGGTTCCTGCCCAACACATGGCCGGACGAGGTACCCGCGCTCAGGGCCGCCGTCACGGAGTACGTCGCGCAGATGCGGGTGCTGTCGGACCGGCTGCTCGAACTGCTCGGCGCCGCACTCGGCGAGCCGGAGTCCTTCTTCACCCGGCACACCGGCCACTCGACCTGGGGTTTCAACATCAACTGGTACCCGAGCAGACACGCGCTGGGCACGCCGCAGCCGGGCCAGTTCCGGATCGGCCCGCACACCGACTTCGGCACCGTCACGGTCCTGGACCGCGAGGCCGGCCGCGGCGGGCTGCAGGTGTTCACGGACGACGACGGCTGGCAGGACGCGCCGTACGACCCGGCTGCCCTCACCGTCAACATCGGGGATCTGATGGCGCGCTGGACGGGCGACCGCTGGCGGTCCGGCCGCCACCGGGTGCTGCCGCCGCCCGCGGACGAGCCGTCCGAGGAGCTGATGTCGCTGGTCTACTTCTACGAGTGCGATCCGGGCACGGTGGTCAGGCCGCTTCCGGCGCCCAAGGGGCAGGTCGCCTACGCTCCGGTGGACTCGCACGCGTATCTGCGGGCCAAGCTGGATTCGATCTCGGTGCCGCGGGGCGGTTCCTAG
- a CDS encoding PLD nuclease N-terminal domain-containing protein: MFRALLYILPLALTIYAFIDCLNTPEDEAKHLPKVVWVIIILLFWIVGPIVWFAAGKMRRAPAGGRTPSEWHRNHRMEWVAPDDNPDFLKSLKEENKKDESLLKDWEADLRRREEELKKREQGDDSEKS; encoded by the coding sequence ATGTTCAGGGCATTGCTGTACATCCTGCCGCTGGCGTTGACGATCTACGCGTTCATCGACTGCCTCAACACCCCCGAGGATGAGGCCAAGCACCTTCCCAAGGTGGTCTGGGTCATCATCATCCTGCTTTTCTGGATCGTCGGGCCCATCGTCTGGTTCGCCGCCGGCAAGATGCGGCGCGCCCCGGCCGGTGGCCGCACGCCCTCCGAGTGGCACCGCAACCACCGCATGGAGTGGGTCGCACCGGACGACAACCCCGACTTCCTGAAGTCGCTCAAGGAGGAGAACAAGAAGGACGAGTCCCTCCTCAAGGACTGGGAGGCCGATCTGCGCCGCCGCGAGGAAGAGCTCAAGAAGCGCGAGCAGGGCGACGACTCCGAAAAGTCCTGA
- the resB gene encoding cytochrome c biogenesis protein ResB, with protein MSKTEAAEQQDLGAAGAQLSTAPGEDKDGIGGPALGVIGWARWFWRQLTSMRVALILLFLLSLGAIPGSLIPQNSVDELKVQAFKERHDVLAPVYEKLQFFDVYSSVWFSAIYILLFVSLIGCIVPRSWQFVGQLRGRPPGAPKRLTRLPAYTTWRTQAEPEQVREAALVMLKKRRFRADAAGDAVAAEKGYLREAGNLVFHVALIVMLVAFASGQLFKSEGGKLVVEGDGFSNVLPMYDDFKSGSLFTPDELVPFSFKLDSFTGTYAKSRPQRGTPRTFEAAVTWSKGTGPDRRSVIEVNKPLVVDGTKVYLLSHGYAPVVTVRDGKGKVVFSGAVPLLPIDNNVTSTGAIKVMDGYRDKNGTRDQLGFQAFFVPTFAGAGNGNMFSQFPGLEYPVLALTGYHGSLGVDAGLPQNVYQLDTRKMKQFKDPSGEILKARLLPGETMKLPDGAGSITFENEVKEWASFQISQQPGNGWALAGAIAAIAGLVGSLFIQRRRIWVRAVRGEDGVTVVEMAGLGRSESAKLPEELADLAATLHAQAPTAPEPVDVPADVPAEGAEK; from the coding sequence ATGAGCAAGACCGAAGCGGCAGAGCAGCAGGACCTCGGCGCGGCCGGGGCCCAGTTGTCCACCGCGCCCGGCGAGGACAAGGACGGCATCGGAGGTCCGGCCCTCGGAGTCATCGGCTGGGCACGGTGGTTCTGGCGCCAGCTGACGTCCATGCGGGTCGCGCTGATCCTGCTGTTCCTGCTCTCCCTGGGCGCGATCCCGGGTTCTCTCATCCCGCAGAACAGCGTGGACGAGCTGAAGGTACAGGCGTTCAAGGAGCGGCACGACGTCCTCGCGCCGGTCTACGAGAAACTCCAGTTCTTCGACGTCTACAGCTCGGTGTGGTTCTCGGCGATCTACATCCTGCTGTTCGTCTCCCTCATCGGCTGCATCGTCCCGCGCAGCTGGCAGTTCGTCGGGCAGCTGCGCGGCCGGCCGCCGGGCGCGCCCAAGCGGCTGACCCGGCTGCCCGCGTACACCACCTGGCGCACCCAGGCCGAGCCCGAGCAGGTCCGCGAGGCGGCGCTCGTGATGCTGAAGAAGCGCCGCTTCCGCGCGGATGCGGCCGGTGACGCGGTTGCCGCCGAAAAGGGCTATCTGCGCGAAGCGGGCAATCTGGTCTTCCATGTCGCCCTGATCGTGATGCTGGTGGCGTTCGCCAGTGGCCAGCTGTTCAAGTCCGAAGGCGGCAAACTCGTCGTCGAGGGCGACGGTTTCTCCAACGTGCTTCCGATGTACGACGACTTCAAGTCCGGCTCCCTGTTCACGCCGGACGAACTGGTGCCGTTCAGTTTCAAGCTCGACAGCTTCACCGGTACGTACGCCAAGAGCAGGCCGCAGCGCGGCACCCCGCGCACCTTCGAGGCCGCCGTCACCTGGTCGAAGGGCACCGGCCCCGACCGCAGGTCCGTCATCGAGGTCAACAAGCCGCTGGTCGTCGACGGCACCAAGGTCTATCTGCTGTCGCACGGCTACGCCCCGGTCGTCACGGTCCGGGACGGCAAGGGCAAGGTCGTCTTCAGCGGCGCGGTGCCGCTGCTTCCGATCGACAACAACGTCACGTCGACCGGTGCCATCAAGGTGATGGACGGCTACCGCGACAAGAACGGCACGAGGGACCAGCTCGGCTTCCAGGCCTTCTTCGTGCCGACCTTCGCCGGCGCGGGCAACGGCAACATGTTCTCGCAGTTCCCGGGCCTGGAGTATCCGGTGCTCGCGCTCACCGGCTACCACGGCAGCCTCGGCGTCGACGCGGGACTTCCACAGAACGTGTACCAGCTCGACACCCGCAAGATGAAGCAGTTCAAGGACCCCAGCGGGGAGATCCTCAAGGCGCGCCTGCTGCCCGGCGAGACCATGAAGCTCCCGGACGGCGCCGGCTCCATCACCTTCGAGAACGAGGTGAAGGAGTGGGCGAGCTTCCAGATCTCGCAGCAGCCGGGCAACGGCTGGGCGCTGGCCGGCGCGATCGCCGCCATCGCCGGACTCGTCGGCTCGCTGTTCATCCAGCGCCGCCGGATCTGGGTGCGGGCGGTGCGCGGCGAGGACGGGGTCACCGTCGTGGAGATGGCGGGCCTCGGCCGGAGCGAGTCGGCGAAGCTTCCCGAAGAGCTGGCCGACCTGGCCGCCACCCTGCACGCGCAGGCGCCGACCGCGCCTGAACCAGTCGATGTACCCGCCGATGTTCCTGCCGAAGGGGCTGAGAAGTGA
- a CDS encoding cytochrome c biogenesis CcdA family protein: MEVLAAAPGVTETVRDGALVLALPIALLGGLVSFFSPCVLPLVPGYLSYVTGVSGTDLADARRGRMVSGASLFVLGFTVVFVSGGALFGYFGNTLLGHREIISRVLGVLMILLGVFFMGLMPWLTQREFRFHMRPATGLVGAPLLGALFGVGWVPCVGPTLAAVNGLALSEASAGRGAVLSVAYCLGLGLPFIAAAVAFRKALGAFGWVKRHYVWVIRIGGGMMIATGLLLLTGAWDSLVQEMQGWAQGFQVGI; this comes from the coding sequence GTGGAAGTTCTCGCCGCGGCGCCCGGCGTGACCGAGACGGTGCGCGACGGGGCACTGGTGCTCGCGCTGCCCATCGCTTTGCTCGGCGGCCTCGTCTCGTTCTTCTCGCCCTGCGTACTGCCGCTGGTGCCCGGCTACCTCTCCTACGTCACCGGGGTCAGCGGGACCGACCTGGCGGACGCCCGGCGCGGCCGGATGGTCAGCGGCGCGTCCCTCTTCGTTCTCGGCTTCACGGTCGTGTTCGTCTCCGGCGGCGCCCTGTTCGGCTACTTCGGCAACACCCTCCTCGGACACCGGGAGATCATCTCCAGAGTCCTCGGTGTGCTGATGATCCTGCTGGGCGTGTTCTTCATGGGCCTGATGCCCTGGCTCACCCAGCGCGAATTCCGCTTCCACATGCGGCCCGCGACCGGACTGGTCGGTGCCCCGCTGCTGGGTGCCCTGTTCGGCGTCGGCTGGGTGCCGTGCGTCGGACCCACCCTCGCGGCAGTGAACGGGCTGGCTCTCAGCGAGGCGAGCGCGGGCCGCGGGGCCGTACTCTCGGTCGCGTACTGCCTGGGGCTCGGCCTCCCGTTCATCGCCGCCGCGGTGGCCTTCCGCAAGGCGCTCGGCGCGTTCGGCTGGGTCAAGCGGCATTACGTCTGGGTGATCCGGATCGGCGGCGGCATGATGATCGCGACCGGTCTGCTGCTGCTCACAGGTGCGTGGGACAGCCTTGTGCAGGAGATGCAGGGCTGGGCACAAGGCTTCCAGGTGGGGATCTGA
- a CDS encoding nucleoside deaminase, whose product MAHSTYEQWLATAVEEARAGLAQGGIPIGAALYGADGTLLGRGRNRRVQDGDPSMHAETSAFRAAGRQRSYRGTTMVTTLSPCWYCSGLVRQFGISRVVVGEAATFHGGIDWLAGHGVETVVLDDPECTAMMRDFIAARPELWNEDIGEDG is encoded by the coding sequence ATGGCGCACAGCACGTACGAGCAATGGCTGGCGACAGCCGTCGAGGAGGCCAGGGCGGGGCTCGCCCAAGGCGGCATCCCGATCGGCGCCGCTCTGTACGGCGCGGACGGCACGCTCCTGGGACGCGGCCGCAACCGCCGCGTCCAGGACGGCGATCCGTCCATGCACGCGGAGACCTCGGCCTTCCGCGCCGCCGGCCGGCAGCGGTCGTACCGGGGTACGACCATGGTGACCACCCTCTCACCGTGCTGGTACTGCAGCGGTCTGGTGCGGCAGTTCGGCATCTCCCGGGTGGTGGTCGGCGAGGCCGCGACATTCCACGGCGGCATCGACTGGCTGGCCGGACACGGCGTGGAGACCGTGGTGCTGGACGACCCCGAGTGCACGGCGATGATGCGCGACTTCATCGCGGCCCGGCCCGAGCTCTGGAACGAGGACATCGGCGAGGACGGCTGA
- the ccsB gene encoding c-type cytochrome biogenesis protein CcsB: protein MTLAAATNENLAQISNYLIYSSMAVYTLAFLAHIAEWIFGSRSKVARTAAALTAPAGAAQPAAPAVQVRSAGGTTVLDKPKVITRAVSGTRDVPDGPGAHGGTEKGDLYGRIAVSLTVLAFLLEAGGVLTRALSVQRAPWGNMYEFSTTFSTVAVGVYLALLLARKNVRWAGLPLITTVLLDLGFAVTYLYTESDQLVPALDSYWLWIHVSTAIFCGAVFYLGAVGAALYLFRDSYERKLTLGGKPGRFATSVMERLPAAASLDKFSYRVNAAVFPLWTFTIIAGAIWAGDAWGRYWGWDAKEVWSFITWVAYAAYLHARATAGWKGRKAAYIALVAFLCFLWNYYGVNMFVNSLHSYAGVE from the coding sequence GTGACTCTCGCCGCCGCAACCAACGAGAATCTGGCGCAGATCAGCAATTACCTGATCTATTCGTCGATGGCCGTCTACACGCTGGCCTTTCTCGCGCACATCGCCGAGTGGATCTTCGGCAGCCGCAGCAAGGTGGCTCGTACCGCGGCCGCGCTGACCGCACCCGCGGGCGCGGCACAGCCCGCCGCCCCCGCGGTCCAGGTGAGGAGCGCGGGCGGTACCACCGTTCTGGACAAGCCGAAGGTGATCACGCGCGCCGTGAGCGGCACCCGTGACGTGCCCGACGGCCCCGGCGCGCACGGCGGCACCGAGAAGGGCGATCTGTACGGCCGGATCGCGGTGTCCCTGACCGTGCTCGCCTTCCTGCTGGAGGCGGGCGGCGTGCTCACCCGCGCCCTGTCGGTGCAGCGCGCGCCCTGGGGCAACATGTACGAGTTCTCCACGACCTTCTCGACGGTCGCGGTCGGTGTGTACCTGGCGCTGCTGCTGGCCAGGAAGAACGTCCGCTGGGCCGGACTGCCGCTGATCACCACCGTGCTGCTGGACCTCGGCTTCGCCGTCACCTACCTGTACACGGAGAGCGACCAGCTCGTTCCCGCCCTCGACTCGTACTGGCTGTGGATCCACGTCTCCACCGCGATCTTCTGCGGCGCGGTCTTCTACCTGGGCGCGGTCGGCGCCGCGCTCTACCTGTTCCGTGACTCCTACGAGCGCAAGCTGACGCTCGGCGGCAAGCCCGGCCGCTTCGCCACCTCGGTCATGGAGCGGCTGCCGGCGGCTGCCTCGCTCGACAAGTTCTCCTACCGCGTCAATGCGGCCGTCTTCCCGCTGTGGACGTTCACGATCATCGCGGGCGCGATCTGGGCGGGCGACGCCTGGGGCCGCTACTGGGGCTGGGACGCCAAGGAGGTCTGGTCGTTCATCACCTGGGTCGCGTACGCCGCGTATCTGCACGCCCGCGCGACCGCCGGCTGGAAGGGCCGCAAGGCCGCGTACATCGCGCTGGTCGCGTTCCTCTGCTTCCTGTGGAACTACTACGGCGTGAACATGTTCGTGAACAGCCTGCACTCGTACGCGGGCGTCGAGTGA